A window of Sebaldella sp. S0638 genomic DNA:
TCGTTTTTCAGCATATCAGGTTCTGAATTCGTAGAAATGTTCGTGGGGGTCGGAGCTTCAAGAGTAAGAGACTTATTTGAAAAGGCGAAAAAGAGCAGACCTGCAATTATATTTATAGATGAGATAGATGCAGTAGGACGTAAAAGAGGAACAGGAAAACACGGCGGAAATGATGAAAGAGAACAGACTCTGAATCAGCTTCTTGTGGAAATGGACGGTTTCGAAACTGATGAAAAGATCATAGTGGTAGCTGCGACAAACAGAGAAGATGTATTAGATCCGGCATTACTGAGAGCCGGAAGATTTGACAGAAGAATCAGCGTAGATGCACCGGATGTAAAAGGAAGAATAGCTATCCTTGAAGTCCATGCAAAAAATAAAAAACTGGCAGATGATGTAAAATTAGAAGATATAGCAAAAATAACTCCGGGATTCGTAGGAGCAGACCTTGAAAATCTCTTGAATGAAGCAGCAATACTTGCAGCAAGAGACGGAAGAGATGTTATAAATATGGGAGACCTTGATGAAGCAGTAGATAAAATCGGAATGGGTCTGGGACAAAAATCTAAAATAATAAAGCCTGAAGAAAAAAGACTTCTTGCATATCATGAAGCAGGACATGCTCTGGTAACAGAACTTACGCCAAATGCTGATCCTGTGCATAAGGTTACTATAATACCAAGAGGAAGTGCCGGAGGATACATGATGCCTCTTCCTGAAGAAAAACTAGTAACAGGAAGTAAGGAAATAATAGCAAGCATGAGAGTATCACTTGGAGGAAGAGCTTCTGAAGAACTCGTACTGGATGATGTAAGTACAGGAGCATATTCGGATATAAAACATGTTACTAATCTTGCTAAAGCTTATGTAACAAAAGTAGGTATGAGTAAAGAACTCGGGCCTGTGAATCTGGAACCGTTAAATGACGGGGAATTCATGTTCGGAAATGGAATGAGTGACGAGACAGCAAGAGAAATTGATATGGAAGTAAGAAATCTTATAAAAAGAGAGTATGACAATACTTTAAATTTATTAAGAGAGAACAGAGAAAAATTAGATCAGGTAGCGGAATTGCTTTTGAAAAAAGAAACTATAACAGGAGCAGAAGTAAGAGCAATTATCACAGGAAAATCAGTGGATGAAATAGAA
This region includes:
- the ftsH gene encoding ATP-dependent zinc metalloprotease FtsH, which codes for MQNNNDNKKDDISKRLDELKKQRREQNNKNNNNNQKPPYGKLPFILGLVLLILVLTTAPNLTDKLNTSMQNVKEIQYTEFINKIKDGQIKEVEEKDDFITTKLKENNKDVIYKARKITDRVGEDPNLMGVIESKNINLKVQQPTGPNYFWPLVFNFLPFVIIIGAFVYLSKKMSNGQGGPGQIFNFGKTKANKKENISKVKFDDVAGVDEAKEELKEIVEFLRNPEKFTKAGARVPKGVLLLGRPGTGKTLLAKAVAGESGASFFSISGSEFVEMFVGVGASRVRDLFEKAKKSRPAIIFIDEIDAVGRKRGTGKHGGNDEREQTLNQLLVEMDGFETDEKIIVVAATNREDVLDPALLRAGRFDRRISVDAPDVKGRIAILEVHAKNKKLADDVKLEDIAKITPGFVGADLENLLNEAAILAARDGRDVINMGDLDEAVDKIGMGLGQKSKIIKPEEKRLLAYHEAGHALVTELTPNADPVHKVTIIPRGSAGGYMMPLPEEKLVTGSKEIIASMRVSLGGRASEELVLDDVSTGAYSDIKHVTNLAKAYVTKVGMSKELGPVNLEPLNDGEFMFGNGMSDETAREIDMEVRNLIKREYDNTLNLLRENREKLDQVAELLLKKETITGAEVRAIITGKSVDEIEKEENATDTVTKLNEEENEIEKAAEEDGKGAATLSENV